A genomic window from Paenibacillus sp. FSL K6-0276 includes:
- a CDS encoding class I SAM-dependent methyltransferase, which yields MKGGKYMPLSPQMYHWFVRPKWFTNKYIHEHIKNHFHLENKTVLDFGSGTGANYSIFNPGLYLDIEPDGKRVGLAKRLFPNHNFMIFKENLIPAQNDSIDYIFIVAVLHHIDDKQIKGYLLEFERILKPDGKVIVMEPYLCERKKWNNLFMNWYDDGNYIRHENSYLDLFQSAQYECQVLKKFTKCFLYNEIFFFATKKGTPFDHFTHKAIADSLKGSDIGDSCVPS from the coding sequence ATGAAAGGTGGTAAATATATGCCTTTATCTCCACAAATGTATCATTGGTTTGTTCGTCCAAAGTGGTTCACAAATAAATATATCCATGAACATATAAAAAACCATTTCCATTTAGAGAACAAAACTGTTCTTGATTTTGGATCCGGTACTGGTGCAAATTACAGTATTTTCAACCCTGGTCTTTATCTTGACATAGAACCTGATGGTAAAAGGGTTGGACTTGCAAAGCGGCTATTTCCGAATCATAATTTTATGATTTTTAAAGAAAATTTGATTCCAGCCCAAAATGATTCAATCGACTATATTTTTATTGTAGCCGTTCTTCATCATATCGATGACAAGCAAATCAAGGGGTATCTGCTTGAATTCGAAAGGATCTTGAAACCAGACGGAAAAGTCATTGTCATGGAGCCGTATCTTTGTGAACGAAAGAAATGGAATAACCTATTCATGAATTGGTATGATGATGGTAATTATATACGACACGAGAACAGTTATTTGGACTTGTTTCAATCTGCGCAATACGAGTGCCAAGTATTAAAGAAGTTTACAAAATGCTTCCTGTACAATGAAATCTTTTTTTTCGCCACAAAAAAAGGAACTCCATTTGATCATTTTACGCATAAAGCTATAGCTGACTCCTTGAAAGGAAGTGATATCGGTGACAGTTGTGTCCCAAGTTAA
- a CDS encoding phospholipase D-like domain-containing protein translates to MHAKVIISDQLACSGSANMDMRSFCEQFELNAVFFDGKVVDRLVQDFYRDLSVSYEISLSEFEKRSRIQKMKEVFARLLSPLF, encoded by the coding sequence ATCCATGCCAAAGTAATTATTTCCGATCAATTGGCGTGCTCCGGTAGCGCAAATATGGATATGCGCAGCTTTTGCGAGCAATTTGAACTTAATGCGGTCTTTTTTGACGGCAAGGTCGTTGATCGCCTGGTACAAGATTTTTACCGAGATCTAAGCGTAAGTTATGAAATTTCGCTTTCGGAATTCGAAAAGCGCTCCAGGATTCAAAAGATGAAAGAAGTCTTTGCCCGATTGCTCTCTCCTTTATTCTAG
- the cls gene encoding cardiolipin synthase, with protein MLWIILALLLFIVQIAAIIIVEYRRSNKAIVWLIILFLFPLLGFILYYFVAKEYSCHRTLGEKKNRQWTQFKADLIDRCKQRITKAMNEENNRRDHDEHASLIKMPTIPITAYNETTIYSEGKQAFEAMLEAIAAAMHHIHIEFYIIRDDHLGSQFERLLIRKAQEGIKVRLLYDGIGSRRLGKAYLKRLRDTGIETGCFFPPFITFFDKRLNYRNHRKIIVVDGKIGFFGGLNIGDEYVGKNPKIGYWRDTHFSITGDALLWIQYTFLTDWYLAKEQIITDSFYYPIQKSQGKELVQIVKSGPDEPILEFIFSFIISAKKRIYIETPYFIPDPSIC; from the coding sequence TTGCTTTGGATCATTTTAGCGCTCTTGTTGTTTATCGTCCAAATTGCAGCCATCATCATTGTGGAATATCGCCGATCGAACAAAGCGATAGTATGGCTTATAATCTTATTCCTCTTTCCCCTGCTCGGTTTCATCCTGTATTATTTTGTGGCGAAAGAATACTCTTGTCACCGTACACTCGGTGAAAAAAAAAACAGGCAGTGGACACAATTTAAGGCTGACCTCATTGATCGGTGCAAACAACGAATAACGAAAGCTATGAATGAGGAAAACAATCGGCGAGATCATGACGAACATGCATCGCTCATAAAGATGCCGACCATTCCTATTACGGCTTACAATGAAACGACGATCTATTCCGAAGGGAAACAAGCATTCGAAGCGATGTTGGAAGCAATTGCCGCAGCTATGCACCATATCCACATTGAATTTTACATTATCCGCGACGACCATCTTGGTTCCCAATTCGAGCGGTTGTTGATTCGAAAAGCACAAGAAGGGATTAAAGTGCGGTTGTTATATGATGGGATCGGCAGCCGTCGATTGGGAAAAGCCTATTTGAAACGGCTCCGGGACACTGGCATAGAAACAGGATGCTTTTTCCCTCCATTCATCACCTTCTTCGATAAACGGCTCAATTACCGCAATCACCGCAAAATTATCGTTGTTGATGGGAAAATTGGTTTTTTCGGCGGTTTGAATATAGGGGATGAATACGTTGGTAAGAATCCGAAAATCGGTTACTGGAGGGATACGCATTTCAGCATTACAGGGGATGCATTGCTATGGATCCAGTATACATTTTTAACAGATTGGTATTTGGCCAAAGAACAAATCATAACCGATTCCTTTTATTATCCTATTCAGAAAAGTCAAGGGAAAGAATTGGTGCAAATCGTAAAAAGCGGTCCGGACGAGCCGATCCTGGAGTTTATTTTCTCCTTTATCATATCGGCAAAGAAGCGGATTTATATTGAGACGCCTTATTTCATTCCTGACCCCAGTATTTGCTAG
- a CDS encoding acyl-CoA dehydratase activase-related protein encodes MFWNFWSMELFDNEMQEKGRSILDQVEQDNRLAILLIGRPYHSDPGLNHGVLEEFQVLGYPVLSMRSILKDEA; translated from the coding sequence ATGTTCTGGAATTTCTGGTCGATGGAGCTGTTCGATAACGAGATGCAAGAGAAGGGCCGCTCGATTCTGGATCAGGTGGAGCAAGACAATCGTCTCGCCATTCTGTTGATCGGCCGCCCCTATCACTCCGATCCGGGCTTAAATCATGGCGTACTGGAGGAGTTTCAGGTGCTGGGTTATCCCGTGTTGTCCATGCGCTCCATCCTCAAAGATGAAGCATGA